A stretch of Paenibacillus mucilaginosus 3016 DNA encodes these proteins:
- a CDS encoding structural cement protein Gp24 encodes MPITSGYDQYMQEPTGKGRVALYPEHRADTVGAAGVVPWGKAVSYTATNQNRGEVYTGARKVAGVAIANHYAENRVTNINNEIVGQYETNDAASILRKGVIWVQVLEDVVKGDLAVADNATGDFRPSTTATTGKSGVLGEFKTSALANGLAQLELNLPNQ; translated from the coding sequence ATGCCTATCACTAGCGGATACGATCAGTACATGCAGGAACCGACAGGTAAAGGCCGCGTCGCTCTTTATCCTGAGCACCGGGCTGATACGGTGGGAGCTGCCGGCGTAGTTCCTTGGGGCAAAGCGGTCTCTTACACGGCAACGAATCAGAACCGCGGCGAGGTGTATACCGGGGCCCGCAAAGTGGCCGGCGTGGCCATCGCTAACCACTACGCTGAGAACCGCGTCACGAACATCAATAACGAAATTGTCGGCCAGTACGAGACTAACGACGCTGCGTCGATCCTGCGCAAAGGCGTGATCTGGGTGCAGGTGCTGGAAGACGTGGTTAAGGGCGACCTGGCCGTTGCGGACAACGCAACCGGCGACTTCCGCCCATCCACTACGGCGACTACCGGCAAGTCGGGGGTACTGGGTGAGTTCAAAACCTCCGCACTCGCTAACGGCCTTGCACAACTTGAACTCAATCTGCCAAACCAATAA
- a CDS encoding phage neck terminator protein, whose protein sequence is MLDLRAIRSMIVAGLYAKLQQPVIRADDEGDVPPYPYVVYSLTSPYIDIFGKDIEQVVGENLERVRTVELVASFTVYSEDIDEAEELCMRILDHFNREDREVLAEQGLVVVRISDVQNRSVALVEHYERRYGADVRFRALDWHVGPGEFIEQAEITEGS, encoded by the coding sequence ATGCTTGATCTAAGAGCGATTCGTTCGATGATCGTGGCCGGGCTGTATGCCAAGCTGCAGCAGCCCGTGATCCGCGCCGATGACGAGGGAGATGTGCCGCCCTACCCTTATGTTGTGTACAGCCTGACATCTCCGTACATTGATATTTTCGGCAAGGACATCGAGCAGGTTGTCGGCGAAAACCTGGAGCGGGTGCGCACGGTGGAACTCGTCGCCTCCTTTACAGTCTACTCCGAGGATATCGACGAGGCAGAAGAGCTGTGCATGCGGATCCTGGATCATTTCAACCGGGAGGACCGCGAAGTTCTGGCGGAGCAAGGTTTGGTTGTGGTGCGCATCTCAGACGTTCAGAATCGGAGCGTAGCGCTCGTTGAGCACTACGAACGCCGCTATGGTGCCGACGTCAGGTTCAGGGCCTTAGATTGGCATGTTGGGCCCGGAGAATTCATCGAGCAAGCAGAAATTACAGAAGGGAGTTGA
- a CDS encoding ADP-ribosyltransferase, with translation MTAVARRRLKPLPTRFPDIIARSHAAAVSGLIREMHSGTLDIFNRILKEEARRYQQDSARYDGPLETILATLRLAKDRAKTFIFTPQRITKLAEHFVSRINQYNKRNIGDQVQRVVGIDPTVQEPWLDSFMRASVTENVGYITKIMDDYYAKVEASVLQGVKNGQSLRQLTGKIKKAADVSYSKAKFIAVDQTGSILGQMTAKRHQSAGIRKFKWSTSHDERVRPEHRGYDGKVYEYGKHKLPGTDYRCRCVAIPVFDDDDEDVVAPADSPQETESDIIKNARVFQTADEVKEWEKKVAPAYLKSLNALETSAITKYTGSAYATINKSLRAGNPPDDLVNNISSGLRKFELEEHITVYRGLYSNIFGPVDEMVGLEVTDPGYMSTSLLSSTSFSGTVKMEIKVPAGSRGALVNPISLFQDSEYEFLLDRGSTIKIVEASKDASGVIQILAVVMKNE, from the coding sequence GTGACAGCGGTGGCAAGACGACGGCTTAAGCCCCTCCCCACCCGCTTCCCTGACATCATCGCCCGGAGTCATGCGGCGGCCGTGTCTGGCCTGATCCGGGAAATGCACAGCGGCACGCTGGACATCTTCAATCGCATCCTGAAGGAGGAAGCGCGCCGATACCAGCAGGATAGCGCCCGTTATGACGGCCCGCTCGAAACGATCTTGGCTACACTGCGGCTAGCCAAAGACCGAGCGAAGACCTTCATATTCACACCGCAGCGCATCACAAAGCTGGCTGAGCACTTCGTCAGCCGCATCAATCAGTACAATAAGCGAAACATCGGAGACCAGGTGCAGCGTGTGGTTGGTATTGATCCCACCGTTCAGGAGCCCTGGCTCGATTCATTTATGCGGGCATCGGTGACCGAGAACGTCGGGTATATCACCAAGATCATGGACGACTACTACGCCAAGGTCGAGGCATCCGTCCTACAGGGCGTGAAGAACGGGCAGAGCCTACGGCAGCTCACCGGCAAGATCAAGAAGGCGGCCGATGTCAGCTACAGCAAGGCCAAGTTCATCGCTGTGGACCAAACGGGTAGCATTCTCGGGCAGATGACTGCTAAGCGGCATCAATCTGCTGGGATCCGTAAGTTCAAATGGTCTACATCCCACGACGAGCGGGTCCGGCCGGAACACCGCGGATACGATGGGAAGGTGTACGAGTACGGCAAGCATAAGCTTCCTGGTACAGATTATCGCTGCAGGTGCGTTGCGATCCCTGTTTTCGATGATGACGACGAGGATGTAGTCGCGCCGGCGGATTCCCCGCAGGAGACGGAAAGTGATATAATAAAGAACGCCCGTGTCTTCCAGACCGCCGATGAGGTCAAGGAATGGGAAAAGAAAGTCGCGCCTGCCTACCTAAAAAGCCTTAATGCACTGGAGACCAGCGCCATAACGAAATATACCGGCAGCGCGTATGCAACGATCAACAAGAGCCTGCGAGCGGGGAATCCGCCTGATGATCTCGTGAACAACATCAGCTCGGGGCTGCGGAAGTTCGAGCTTGAGGAGCACATCACTGTTTATCGTGGACTTTACAGCAACATATTCGGACCTGTAGATGAAATGGTAGGCCTGGAGGTCACGGATCCGGGTTACATGAGTACCAGTCTGCTCAGCTCAACCAGTTTCTCGGGCACGGTGAAGATGGAGATAAAGGTGCCGGCCGGATCAAGGGGCGCACTCGTTAATCCGATCAGCCTGTTTCAGGATTCGGAGTATGAATTTCTTCTCGATAGGGGCAGCACAATAAAGATCGTCGAGGCTTCAAAGGACGCATCGGGCGTTATACAAATCCTAGCGGTGGTGATGAAGAATGAGTGA
- a CDS encoding phage structural protein: MKNVSTFNAKDVAITVNNIFLTGVAEDSFVTASKDEDEFTTSVGAQGDVSVSEVNNPLGTITVTLQQSSPYVEYLNRLAVSKTMVPIWVFYNGRPKEKIGGTQARIKRPAAVNYSDDATDSNRSFEFQVFDYTQ; encoded by the coding sequence TTGAAGAACGTAAGCACGTTCAACGCGAAGGACGTTGCAATAACAGTCAACAACATCTTCCTGACCGGCGTTGCTGAGGACTCTTTCGTCACCGCTAGCAAGGACGAGGACGAATTCACGACCAGCGTCGGCGCCCAGGGAGACGTAAGCGTGTCGGAGGTAAACAACCCGCTGGGGACGATCACCGTCACTCTCCAGCAATCCTCCCCGTATGTCGAATACCTCAACCGCCTGGCCGTGAGCAAGACGATGGTTCCTATCTGGGTGTTCTACAACGGGCGTCCAAAAGAGAAGATTGGTGGAACACAAGCTCGAATCAAGCGTCCGGCTGCCGTGAACTATTCCGATGATGCAACAGATAGTAATCGGTCCTTCGAGTTCCAAGTGTTTGATTATACTCAATAA
- a CDS encoding anti-CBASS protein Acb1 family protein: MPHTRLDNMRSSYNAYRNDFLVGHGKGTGKDSLTRQRIATSRKELTEQDLLNYYASSQFVQNLVDIPAEDLTRSWITIRMKDTNLRDMLMRKLRDLSSKERFCDMRRYERLHGDGFVSIGAAQKNDFKLSDPLEENQLLRIDYLHAFSSYKVGNFYLNEDMFSPNYGEVESFQINRRSAIGSQILVGVQDAGVVHRSRLFHDQTRRMEDRYQGQSILEPMWDVLTVFDTALWSVGQILYDFTFKRYKTDGVNQMTREEKYEFQSLADFMFRTEAMAIIGTKEDLDKVTTNVTGINYLLDFVWESLSGAAKMPKSVIKGQEAGTIAGAQYDVLNYYSRIAAAQETELRPHIERLIRYLLISDGELGGKIDPDALEWEVVFNPLWNVDQETDAKIRKMIAEADEIYLQNGVLTDDEVRKIRFGSLDGDAPGVEEAKEPEEPEQKQDGLSEEEWRTLMEGFDKRMKG; encoded by the coding sequence ATGCCACATACACGACTAGACAACATGAGAAGCAGCTATAACGCCTACCGCAATGACTTTCTTGTCGGGCATGGTAAGGGAACCGGAAAAGATTCCTTAACCCGGCAACGGATAGCGACGAGCCGCAAGGAACTGACTGAGCAGGACTTACTGAACTACTATGCTTCCAGTCAATTCGTCCAGAATCTAGTCGACATACCGGCAGAAGACCTGACCCGGAGCTGGATCACCATCCGGATGAAGGACACGAATCTGCGGGACATGCTCATGCGTAAATTGCGGGACCTAAGCAGTAAGGAGCGATTCTGTGACATGCGCCGGTATGAGCGCCTGCATGGGGACGGCTTTGTATCTATCGGTGCGGCTCAAAAGAATGATTTTAAACTATCTGACCCGCTGGAAGAGAATCAGCTGCTTCGGATCGACTACTTGCATGCATTCAGCTCCTACAAGGTTGGCAACTTCTACTTGAATGAGGACATGTTCTCCCCTAATTACGGAGAAGTGGAGTCATTTCAGATCAACCGCCGCAGTGCCATAGGTTCTCAGATCCTTGTCGGGGTACAGGATGCAGGAGTGGTTCATCGCAGCCGGCTATTCCATGACCAGACCAGGCGCATGGAGGACAGGTACCAAGGCCAATCAATCCTGGAGCCAATGTGGGATGTTCTCACTGTTTTTGATACGGCTCTCTGGTCCGTCGGGCAGATCCTGTATGATTTCACGTTCAAACGTTACAAAACTGATGGCGTGAATCAGATGACACGTGAAGAAAAGTACGAATTCCAGTCACTCGCTGACTTCATGTTCCGCACTGAGGCTATGGCGATCATTGGGACGAAGGAAGATCTGGACAAGGTCACTACTAACGTCACCGGCATCAACTACTTGCTCGACTTCGTATGGGAGTCCCTCAGCGGTGCTGCCAAGATGCCAAAGAGTGTCATCAAAGGGCAGGAAGCGGGCACGATCGCTGGAGCACAGTACGACGTGCTGAACTATTACAGCCGGATCGCGGCCGCCCAGGAGACCGAGCTGCGTCCTCACATCGAGCGGCTGATCCGGTACCTGCTGATCTCTGATGGTGAGCTAGGCGGGAAGATCGACCCCGACGCCTTGGAGTGGGAAGTGGTATTCAACCCGCTCTGGAACGTGGATCAGGAAACCGACGCAAAGATCCGCAAAATGATTGCCGAAGCGGATGAGATATATCTACAAAACGGTGTTTTAACCGACGACGAAGTCCGGAAGATTCGTTTCGGCAGCTTGGACGGTGACGCTCCGGGCGTTGAAGAAGCGAAGGAACCCGAGGAGCCCGAACAGAAGCAGGACGGCTTATCTGAAGAAGAATGGCGCACGCTCATGGAAGGGTTCGATAAGAGGATGAAGGGGTGA
- a CDS encoding DUF2213 domain-containing protein, which translates to MKLQRFDRAMVLDYQEDAAGFLTVRAGITRPGVFPYRRGDGGIQFEAKLPEDILSDAVVQSARAKPVTDEHPPEPVTLDNIQKYSRGMSHTDSRVEDDKIVVTMTVTDRSLIERVRSGKQKEISIGFETDLIQEPGEYMGQRYDAKQTNIAINHIAIVARGRAGPHVAIRGDSAFEIDEEDINEGGQTMAMYTIDGKEFEVPSEVKSKLDVLEARLDAANTKVGEYDKLQGRYDALEAERDTLKGDLENAKKQVLTADKLDAAIAARVALIDGARKFLGDSFDFSGKTDRDVKVAVIQKVKGADFKADGKSDEYIDAFYDASVERARTDGFTSTGANSVITGSYTSDTQDEIAKAKSARLNVKDHWKEGK; encoded by the coding sequence ATGAAACTGCAAAGATTTGATCGGGCCATGGTGCTTGACTACCAGGAAGACGCTGCCGGCTTCTTGACCGTGCGGGCCGGCATTACTCGGCCGGGGGTATTCCCTTACCGTCGCGGCGACGGAGGGATCCAGTTTGAAGCTAAGCTGCCGGAGGACATTCTTTCTGATGCTGTGGTGCAAAGCGCCCGAGCAAAGCCGGTCACCGACGAGCATCCTCCTGAGCCGGTCACCCTGGATAACATTCAGAAATACTCCCGGGGCATGAGCCATACGGATAGCCGAGTCGAAGATGACAAGATTGTGGTCACGATGACGGTGACGGACCGGTCCTTGATCGAGCGGGTCCGGAGCGGGAAGCAGAAGGAGATCAGCATCGGCTTTGAGACCGACCTGATCCAGGAGCCTGGTGAATACATGGGCCAGCGTTACGACGCAAAACAGACGAACATCGCGATCAACCATATTGCTATCGTGGCCCGGGGCCGCGCCGGCCCGCATGTGGCAATCCGCGGAGATTCCGCCTTTGAGATTGATGAAGAAGACATTAACGAAGGAGGCCAAACTATGGCAATGTACACGATTGACGGCAAGGAGTTTGAGGTGCCGAGTGAAGTGAAGAGTAAGCTTGATGTCCTGGAGGCCCGCCTGGACGCAGCCAATACGAAAGTCGGCGAGTACGATAAGCTGCAGGGCCGGTATGACGCCCTGGAAGCAGAGCGCGATACTTTGAAGGGAGATCTGGAGAATGCAAAAAAGCAGGTTCTCACGGCGGACAAACTTGACGCAGCTATTGCTGCTCGTGTGGCTCTTATCGACGGAGCCCGAAAGTTCCTCGGCGATTCCTTTGACTTCTCCGGTAAGACAGATCGCGATGTGAAGGTGGCTGTGATCCAGAAGGTGAAGGGCGCTGATTTCAAAGCAGATGGCAAGAGCGATGAGTACATCGATGCTTTCTACGATGCATCGGTAGAGCGGGCCCGCACTGATGGATTCACCTCCACCGGCGCCAACAGTGTAATCACTGGAAGCTACACTTCTGACACACAGGACGAGATCGCGAAGGCAAAGTCCGCTCGTTTGAACGTAAAAGACCACTGGAAAGAGGGGAAATAA
- a CDS encoding phage tail tape measure protein, whose protein sequence is MDKYLRKLALSVAWEIEDGPLRKANKAMDELKRRMGDGTARKFERELASAGSKATQSSRSMDKLTSSICQSSSAMDALKKSATGAFQSIQRVTGSATGMLRNTAVGSGVAAAAGATLLASNSMSRAMDFEAQLSSIQALTGLSNEGMKAVEDKALAVGAATKYSALEAARGSEELLKAGMKIERVVSEGLQAGLDLATAGGLSLEEAAATLGRTLNTFKKDGLEAADVANILAGAANTSATSVHELGYALASVGGVQDMTGGNLKDVITAIGLMSNDGAIGGSDPGTSIKSLLLNLQASGDKESGLFDEIGLGNDAKNLFFDNGKIKNLEGIADAIQKVFAPMNDQQRLKMFDEIFGSDGIRAASMLFKNGSEGVRQFQKDMLNVTAYDVAKKKMDNTRGSIEELKGAFETLQIRTLKPFLPFARQLFDGLGNVVERNEDRIVSSANRMADYLREKYIDNQAFRDLSFEAKVDYVFNDIEDTFMAWYNKTGREKAYNISREITSTLATSLAEASGPLTQIGVSLGAGIVKGVAQGVADAAKSVPILGPLVQEVSTGVSDLFQAIGDVKSTYDAAVTMVNNHYNGYGSTANSEAYNAEQMEIGRQFDGSHEDGHPYIPFDGYRAELHKGERVLTAEENRAYNSGQTPSGGMQLPPIVQHFHGNTSREDAYNGTMAALDAYARSIMRRDPQPVVR, encoded by the coding sequence ATGGACAAGTACCTGCGGAAGCTCGCCCTTTCCGTCGCCTGGGAGATTGAGGATGGCCCACTACGTAAAGCCAACAAGGCAATGGATGAGCTCAAACGCAGGATGGGAGACGGAACTGCCAGGAAGTTTGAACGAGAGCTTGCCAGCGCAGGATCGAAGGCTACCCAATCCAGTCGATCAATGGACAAGCTTACAAGTAGCATCTGCCAATCGAGCTCGGCTATGGATGCCCTGAAGAAGAGTGCAACAGGTGCTTTTCAGAGCATTCAAAGGGTTACAGGTTCTGCTACGGGTATGTTGAGAAATACTGCAGTAGGGTCCGGAGTCGCCGCGGCAGCTGGAGCTACACTATTAGCTAGCAATTCAATGAGTAGGGCAATGGACTTTGAGGCCCAGCTCTCTTCCATACAAGCACTCACTGGTCTCTCGAATGAGGGTATGAAAGCAGTGGAAGATAAAGCGCTGGCTGTAGGGGCTGCCACGAAGTACTCTGCTCTCGAGGCAGCTCGGGGATCGGAAGAACTTTTGAAAGCAGGTATGAAGATCGAGCGAGTTGTGAGTGAAGGTCTTCAAGCTGGACTCGATCTTGCTACTGCAGGCGGGCTAAGTCTCGAAGAAGCAGCGGCCACGCTCGGGCGTACGCTGAACACGTTCAAAAAGGATGGGCTTGAAGCAGCGGACGTAGCCAATATCCTTGCAGGTGCGGCCAATACCTCGGCTACCAGTGTTCATGAACTGGGTTATGCGCTGGCTTCCGTGGGTGGTGTTCAGGATATGACCGGAGGAAACCTAAAGGATGTAATTACGGCGATAGGCCTTATGTCGAATGACGGGGCAATAGGTGGATCTGACCCCGGCACAAGCATCAAGTCACTCCTTCTTAATCTGCAGGCATCGGGCGATAAAGAGTCAGGCCTTTTTGACGAGATTGGACTTGGAAATGACGCTAAAAACCTGTTCTTCGACAACGGAAAAATAAAAAACCTAGAGGGTATTGCGGACGCAATTCAGAAGGTTTTTGCACCGATGAATGATCAACAACGACTTAAAATGTTTGATGAGATTTTTGGATCAGATGGTATCCGAGCGGCTTCCATGTTGTTTAAGAATGGAAGCGAAGGCGTGCGGCAGTTCCAGAAAGACATGTTAAACGTAACCGCTTATGATGTCGCAAAAAAGAAAATGGATAACACACGAGGTTCTATCGAGGAATTAAAGGGTGCATTCGAGACCTTGCAGATCCGTACCCTCAAGCCTTTTCTTCCATTTGCCCGACAGCTGTTTGATGGACTTGGTAACGTGGTTGAACGCAATGAGGACCGTATCGTTTCCTCTGCTAATCGGATGGCTGATTATCTTAGGGAAAAGTACATTGATAATCAAGCGTTTAGAGATTTGAGTTTTGAGGCAAAGGTCGATTACGTATTTAACGACATTGAAGATACCTTCATGGCTTGGTATAACAAAACCGGAAGGGAAAAAGCGTATAACATATCTCGTGAAATAACAAGTACACTTGCAACCTCTCTCGCAGAAGCCTCGGGTCCCTTAACGCAAATTGGCGTATCTCTAGGCGCAGGTATTGTTAAGGGCGTGGCACAGGGTGTCGCTGATGCTGCAAAATCTGTACCTATACTTGGACCTTTGGTACAAGAGGTAAGTACGGGAGTCAGTGATCTTTTCCAAGCGATTGGGGATGTAAAGAGCACCTACGATGCCGCTGTAACAATGGTCAATAACCATTATAACGGGTACGGTTCGACCGCAAACTCTGAGGCATACAATGCCGAACAGATGGAGATTGGTCGCCAATTTGACGGTTCTCATGAAGACGGACATCCGTACATCCCATTCGATGGTTATCGGGCGGAACTCCATAAAGGAGAGCGGGTGCTCACGGCAGAAGAGAACCGAGCATACAACTCCGGGCAAACACCTAGCGGCGGAATGCAGCTGCCTCCAATTGTTCAGCACTTTCACGGTAATACCAGCCGGGAGGATGCGTACAACGGAACCATGGCAGCTCTCGATGCCTATGCCCGTAGCATTATGAGACGAGATCCTCAACCGGTGGTGAGATGA
- a CDS encoding DUF2184 domain-containing protein produces MMNQVAFRGMDLEAIDRRLYELKYEELTARRILNLKTDIPAGAETYAYDVMTRSGVAKILANNADDVPFVDVDTRREFQRIYSIVAGFAYTVQEQRAAQMTGQTIDSTKAGVARRAVAEKENRLAWIGDPDFNIPGLINATGIQTTNVPPRADGTSTKWKDKTGEEIVEDVRIVRSLVSVLPGHMTAPLALALPPNQFEILNSRYNEYDSRTVLQVIQSYNWFRSIDRAPELRGAGTGGTDSMLIFDASSEVMELLLPMDMMRHDPEWEFPKWKFVVEERCGGVVIRYPMAIARGDGI; encoded by the coding sequence ATGATGAACCAAGTAGCTTTCCGAGGTATGGACCTCGAGGCAATCGACCGCAGATTATATGAACTGAAATATGAGGAGCTCACAGCTCGCCGTATTCTGAACCTCAAGACTGATATCCCTGCAGGGGCAGAGACCTATGCATATGATGTCATGACCCGCTCCGGTGTGGCCAAGATTCTGGCCAACAACGCAGACGACGTGCCGTTCGTAGACGTTGACACGCGCCGGGAGTTCCAGCGCATCTATTCCATCGTGGCAGGCTTCGCCTACACGGTTCAGGAACAGCGCGCAGCTCAAATGACCGGCCAGACTATTGATTCGACGAAAGCAGGTGTCGCCCGCCGTGCTGTGGCCGAGAAAGAGAACCGTCTGGCCTGGATCGGTGACCCGGACTTCAATATCCCCGGCCTGATCAACGCTACGGGCATCCAGACGACGAACGTCCCGCCAAGAGCGGACGGAACAAGCACGAAGTGGAAGGATAAGACGGGCGAAGAAATCGTCGAAGACGTTCGTATCGTTCGCTCCTTGGTCTCGGTCCTCCCTGGACACATGACCGCTCCACTGGCTCTCGCCCTGCCTCCGAATCAGTTCGAGATTCTGAACAGCCGATACAACGAGTACGATTCCCGTACTGTCCTGCAGGTGATCCAGAGCTACAACTGGTTCAGATCGATTGACCGTGCACCTGAGCTGAGAGGCGCAGGCACGGGTGGCACGGACTCCATGCTGATCTTCGACGCATCGTCTGAGGTCATGGAGCTGCTGCTTCCTATGGACATGATGCGCCATGATCCGGAGTGGGAGTTCCCGAAATGGAAGTTCGTTGTTGAAGAGCGCTGCGGCGGCGTCGTAATCCGCTATCCTATGGCTATTGCGAGAGGAGATGGAATCTAA
- a CDS encoding YecA family protein: MANKIGRNDLCFCGSGLKYKRCCINKKQEKRKYLAEFALHTYSSHASIFYPNDMGNFDFSNFKYHIYMINLIPRLTFVKDTLRVAEEAISVAVRVQTETADYVEDFNFKFKSSIDHRTLNIEFDKPLRSIQITDSQGKGTIFRVLPFYLRNTPGKIDCEILYIGQSFGKEGERQALDRLKSHSTLQEIQSDLLFNGTVRDLAISLWEFTPKLFSLFDGKSKVYDVSESEDIQHMMQIIKDPPLHINKQIINITEAALINYFKPEFNDKLKNNFPDVNHSGYKEYYDLDYNSLIVEIDPETISANMYTKEKNYNILKPIQYGLHPENVRKSMFEIFE, encoded by the coding sequence ATGGCCAATAAAATCGGTAGGAATGATCTATGTTTTTGTGGCAGTGGACTGAAATATAAACGCTGTTGTATCAATAAGAAGCAAGAAAAAAGAAAATACTTGGCTGAATTTGCACTTCACACCTATAGCTCGCATGCTTCCATTTTCTATCCAAACGACATGGGTAATTTTGATTTTTCCAATTTCAAGTACCACATTTATATGATCAATCTCATTCCGAGACTCACATTTGTAAAAGATACTTTGAGAGTTGCTGAGGAAGCTATTTCAGTTGCAGTAAGAGTACAAACAGAAACGGCTGACTACGTTGAAGATTTTAATTTTAAATTTAAAAGCAGTATTGACCATAGAACACTGAATATCGAATTTGATAAGCCACTTAGATCAATACAGATCACGGATAGTCAAGGCAAAGGAACTATTTTCAGGGTATTGCCGTTTTACTTGAGGAACACTCCAGGAAAAATTGACTGTGAAATTCTTTACATAGGCCAATCATTTGGTAAAGAAGGTGAGAGGCAGGCGTTAGACAGATTAAAATCACACAGTACATTACAAGAAATTCAATCTGATCTTTTATTCAACGGTACTGTAAGAGACTTAGCAATATCTTTGTGGGAGTTTACACCAAAGTTATTTTCTTTATTTGATGGAAAAAGTAAAGTTTATGATGTAAGTGAGTCAGAAGATATTCAACATATGATGCAGATAATAAAGGACCCGCCGCTACACATAAACAAGCAGATAATTAATATAACAGAAGCTGCGCTAATAAATTATTTTAAACCAGAGTTTAATGACAAACTTAAGAATAACTTTCCAGATGTCAATCATTCAGGGTATAAAGAATACTATGATTTAGATTATAATTCTCTAATTGTAGAGATTGATCCTGAAACAATTTCGGCGAATATGTACACTAAAGAAAAAAACTATAATATCCTTAAGCCAATACAGTACGGTCTACATCCAGAAAACGTAAGAAAAAGTATGTTTGAGATTTTTGAATAG
- a CDS encoding DUF4054 domain-containing protein, whose protein sequence is MPTTPDRVRAIASHLGALTDPQLQLFIDDAIIEIASFPAEKIAGYEERLPRYLAAHLASMNVRRSTSQQVGDMKVTYDSGTGAKGEGLASTPYGQEYLRLLDLLDLKPPETGPGLGLMVL, encoded by the coding sequence ATGCCAACGACTCCAGATAGGGTGCGGGCGATCGCTTCGCACCTCGGTGCGCTTACGGATCCGCAGCTGCAGCTCTTCATTGATGACGCCATAATTGAGATCGCATCCTTCCCGGCTGAGAAGATCGCCGGCTATGAGGAGCGGCTGCCGCGGTACCTGGCCGCGCACCTGGCAAGCATGAACGTCCGCCGCTCGACTTCCCAGCAGGTCGGGGACATGAAAGTCACGTACGACTCCGGTACCGGCGCCAAGGGCGAAGGCCTAGCCTCCACGCCATACGGCCAGGAGTACCTTAGGTTGCTGGATCTCCTGGATCTGAAGCCGCCGGAGACTGGCCCGGGGCTCGGGCTGATGGTGCTCTGA
- a CDS encoding DUF3383 family protein gives MPLKDVKVTISLSRPAGLIGFGKPLIIGPKTGGQAYKNYSDLTALVADGFAVGSEVYKAAAAVMGQGDNRPQVFAVAAYDSGSTSDALDVLTANYSKDWYFLISTSTVKAEVIELSNYVEGQGRKLFVTRTSNLTDLVDLKATGNELTFVMYHSDPDEVAKYPDAAWVGRVGSRTVGTVTWKGHRLVGILPDDLDAAGLQDVHDNGGNAYVTKAGTPVTSEGQVLTGEYIDVIMGNHWVAANIEEQVQALFNSGEKISYTNGGISQIESVVRTVLGIAYRQEIIAEDADGIPLYSTDFPSRAETTTIDRAERILRNAKFKYELAGAIHAAEITGTVSA, from the coding sequence TTGCCTTTAAAAGACGTGAAAGTCACGATCAGCCTCTCGCGGCCGGCGGGCCTGATCGGCTTCGGCAAGCCGCTGATCATCGGTCCGAAGACTGGCGGCCAGGCATACAAGAATTACAGCGACCTTACCGCACTGGTGGCGGATGGCTTCGCGGTAGGCAGCGAGGTATACAAAGCGGCGGCAGCTGTTATGGGCCAGGGAGATAACCGGCCACAGGTGTTCGCGGTGGCTGCCTACGATAGCGGTAGTACGAGCGACGCACTCGATGTGCTGACGGCCAATTACAGCAAGGACTGGTACTTCCTCATCAGCACCTCCACGGTGAAGGCGGAAGTCATCGAACTCTCCAACTACGTGGAGGGCCAGGGCCGCAAGCTCTTCGTCACCCGGACAAGTAACCTGACCGATCTGGTCGACCTCAAAGCTACGGGCAACGAGCTGACCTTCGTCATGTACCACAGCGATCCGGATGAGGTTGCAAAGTATCCAGATGCAGCTTGGGTCGGCCGGGTAGGCAGCCGCACGGTCGGTACCGTGACCTGGAAGGGCCACAGGCTGGTCGGAATCCTGCCGGACGACCTGGACGCAGCGGGACTGCAGGATGTCCACGACAACGGCGGGAACGCCTACGTGACCAAAGCTGGCACGCCGGTGACGAGCGAAGGACAGGTGCTGACTGGCGAATACATCGACGTCATTATGGGCAACCACTGGGTGGCGGCCAACATCGAGGAGCAGGTGCAGGCGCTCTTCAATAGTGGCGAGAAGATCAGCTATACGAACGGCGGCATCTCGCAGATCGAGAGCGTCGTTCGGACGGTGCTGGGCATCGCCTATCGCCAGGAGATCATCGCCGAGGATGCGGACGGCATCCCGCTCTACTCCACCGACTTCCCATCGCGAGCAGAGACGACCACGATCGACCGGGCGGAGCGGATCCTGCGTAACGCAAAATTCAAATACGAGCTGGCCGGGGCGATCCATGCAGCAGAGATCACCGGCACGGTTAGCGCATAG